A window from Candidatus Gracilibacteria bacterium encodes these proteins:
- the rpmC gene encoding 50S ribosomal protein L29 has product MSDTKIYSLEELRKMSSADRSKLMVASDKELAQLNLNIRTGKEKQSHLVKQWAKQRSQIQTLNNQPN; this is encoded by the coding sequence ATGAGCGACACTAAAATTTACAGCCTCGAAGAACTTCGCAAAATGAGCTCCGCTGATCGCAGCAAACTCATGGTCGCAAGTGATAAAGAATTGGCGCAGCTCAACCTGAACATTCGTACAGGTAAAGAGAAGCAAAGTCATCTCGTTAAACAATGGGCCAAACAGCGCTCACAGATTCAAACTCTCAACAATCAGCCTAACTAA
- the rpsQ gene encoding 30S ribosomal protein S17: protein MRTKEGIVSSKSGAKSIVVKVETSKQDPKYKKRYSVAEKFHVHDEKEEFNVEDKVTIYETRPLSRLKRWTVEKPSTEKPSKK, encoded by the coding sequence ATGCGAACTAAAGAAGGAATCGTCAGCTCCAAGTCAGGTGCCAAAAGCATCGTTGTAAAAGTGGAAACCTCCAAACAGGATCCCAAGTACAAAAAACGGTACAGCGTGGCCGAAAAGTTCCATGTGCACGACGAAAAAGAAGAATTCAATGTTGAGGACAAAGTCACCATCTATGAAACTCGTCCCCTCTCTCGTCTAAAACGATGGACGGTAGAAAAGCCTTCAACTGAAAAACCATCTAAGAAATAA